A genomic window from Exiguobacterium acetylicum DSM 20416 includes:
- a CDS encoding CamS family sex pheromone protein, producing the protein MNYKTAVALTLSSTLFLGACSFDLSPSSDTKEVITESEQGKEVQAVVSPAIDTTDSYYRTVLPFRPSVARGMTQKRVSSRLELDEIETGLMRHSTQFFDPEKYYYQEGQLLEADQIAKWLLRKGKAGDGVSDPEGLNPAYTSGKSYKEKNQKSPMILSHILEQDYMLEEDKKLELGGTSIALVLNSEYVFQDENYGPTYTVKLDEKKVVAEGKRMANDLVKKMRKTQGMKTTPIHVALYLQEKEGSPVSGHYLSSAFIGRGNQISANDWKNYNERYYYYPSARATNDVRDDAAKFDLFKDRLEDYFPNYTGMIGEGFYQEDELKKLEMKIPVQFYGKAELVAFVQYVTYLLENRWEYNRNIPTTITVTNLNGDTEAMLFLDPDTKKPIVKIR; encoded by the coding sequence ATGAACTATAAAACAGCAGTAGCGTTGACGTTATCGAGCACGTTATTTTTAGGTGCTTGTTCGTTCGACCTTTCGCCAAGTAGCGATACAAAAGAAGTCATTACTGAAAGTGAACAAGGTAAGGAAGTCCAGGCCGTCGTCAGTCCAGCCATTGATACGACAGATTCGTACTACCGGACGGTCTTGCCATTTCGTCCAAGCGTCGCACGTGGAATGACACAAAAACGTGTCAGTTCACGTCTTGAGCTCGATGAAATCGAGACGGGTTTAATGCGTCACTCGACACAGTTTTTTGATCCGGAAAAATACTATTACCAAGAAGGTCAGTTACTCGAAGCCGACCAAATCGCAAAATGGTTGTTGCGAAAAGGAAAAGCAGGCGATGGCGTCAGCGATCCTGAAGGTCTGAACCCAGCCTATACGTCTGGTAAGTCGTATAAAGAAAAAAACCAAAAGTCACCTATGATTCTATCGCATATCTTAGAGCAAGACTACATGCTTGAAGAAGATAAGAAGCTTGAACTCGGTGGTACGTCGATTGCGCTTGTCTTAAATAGTGAGTATGTATTCCAAGATGAAAACTATGGACCTACTTATACCGTTAAACTTGATGAAAAGAAAGTCGTTGCTGAAGGCAAGCGGATGGCGAACGATTTAGTCAAGAAGATGCGGAAGACGCAAGGGATGAAGACGACACCGATTCACGTCGCCCTCTATCTCCAGGAAAAAGAAGGGTCACCGGTTTCTGGTCACTATCTCTCGTCTGCCTTCATCGGTCGCGGGAATCAAATCAGTGCGAACGACTGGAAAAACTACAATGAGCGCTATTACTACTATCCGTCAGCACGCGCGACGAATGACGTGCGTGATGATGCAGCGAAGTTCGATTTATTTAAAGACCGTCTAGAAGACTACTTCCCGAACTACACCGGTATGATAGGGGAAGGCTTCTATCAAGAAGATGAACTGAAAAAGCTCGAGATGAAGATTCCCGTTCAATTTTACGGAAAAGCAGAACTCGTTGCATTCGTTCAGTACGTGACGTATCTGCTTGAGAATCGTTGGGAGTATAATCGAAACATTCCAACGACGATTACTGTGACGAACTTGAACGGGGATACGGAAGCGATGCTATTCCTCGATCCGGATACAAAGAAACCGATCGTCAAGATTCGCTGA
- the pcrA gene encoding DNA helicase PcrA → MFNLSEQLVSGLNPEQARAVKHTDGPLLIMAGAGSGKTRVLTHRVAYLMAAKQVAPWNILAITFTNKAAREMRDRIGRLVGGVANDIWVSTFHSMCVRMLRRDIDQLGYDRNFTILDSSDQQSAIKLVLKEQNLDPKKWDPRSMLTIISSQKNELRSAEFYASIVTSPYEKTVAEIYKGYEAVLRRNNALDFDDLIGKTTELFKKSPDVLAYYQKKFRYIHVDEYQDTNKAQYDLVNLLASGHQNLCVVGDSDQSIYRWRGADIANILSFEEDYPNAAVILLEQNYRSSKRILEAANHVIQNNSTRKDKKLWTDNDEGEKLIVHTAENEREEAFYIVQEIRNSLRYGMKLNDIAILYRTNAQSRAIEETLLKSNVPYKMIGGTKFYDRKEIKDVLAYLRLISNPDEDLSFARIVNEPKRGIGATTIDKLRDFADLQGVSLMEAIRDIELSSIAPKTAAKLTDFRTMILGLSQMQEFISLSELVEEVLEKSGYRQVLKEDKTLEAQSRLENINEFITVAQNFEKETAKADPEDRTIIAFLTDLTLVADVDSLDETDPEEQVTLMTLHSAKGLEFPVVFLIGMEEGLFPHSRSLQDEDEMEEERRLAYVGITRAEKRLYLSHARMRSLYGRTNANQESRFLAELPEVVIERTGKKAKPLPWEDRPVPQGKAVIGRSISKPTAMKTSGAETLGWSVGDKAEHGKWGLGTVVQTRGEGDNLEIDIAFPAVGIKRLLAKFAPIKKV, encoded by the coding sequence ATGTTTAATTTGAGTGAACAGCTCGTCAGTGGACTAAACCCTGAGCAAGCGAGAGCAGTCAAACATACGGACGGTCCACTGCTAATCATGGCAGGAGCCGGTTCCGGGAAGACACGCGTCCTGACACATCGGGTCGCTTATTTGATGGCGGCTAAACAAGTCGCACCGTGGAACATCCTCGCGATTACCTTCACGAACAAGGCAGCGCGGGAAATGCGGGACCGGATTGGTCGGTTGGTCGGTGGCGTCGCGAACGATATTTGGGTCTCGACCTTCCACTCGATGTGTGTCCGGATGTTACGTCGTGACATCGATCAGCTTGGGTACGATCGTAACTTCACGATTCTTGATTCAAGTGATCAGCAATCGGCGATCAAGCTCGTCTTGAAGGAACAAAACTTGGATCCGAAAAAATGGGATCCACGTTCGATGCTGACGATCATCTCGTCACAGAAAAATGAATTACGCAGTGCTGAATTTTACGCTTCGATCGTGACGAGCCCGTATGAGAAGACCGTTGCTGAAATCTATAAAGGATACGAAGCGGTCTTACGCCGAAACAACGCGCTCGACTTTGATGATTTGATCGGAAAAACGACGGAATTGTTCAAGAAGAGTCCGGATGTCCTTGCCTACTATCAGAAGAAGTTCCGCTACATCCATGTCGATGAGTATCAAGATACGAACAAAGCCCAGTATGATCTCGTTAACCTGTTAGCATCGGGACATCAGAATCTCTGTGTCGTTGGGGACTCGGATCAGTCGATCTATCGCTGGCGTGGTGCTGATATCGCGAACATCCTCTCGTTCGAAGAGGACTATCCGAATGCCGCTGTCATCTTACTCGAGCAAAACTATCGTTCTTCGAAACGGATCTTGGAAGCGGCCAACCATGTCATCCAAAACAACTCGACCCGTAAAGACAAGAAACTTTGGACAGATAATGACGAAGGCGAGAAGCTGATCGTCCATACGGCAGAGAATGAGCGGGAAGAAGCCTTTTATATCGTCCAGGAAATTCGGAACTCGCTTCGTTACGGGATGAAACTGAACGATATCGCGATTCTGTACCGGACGAACGCACAATCGCGTGCGATTGAGGAAACGCTTCTTAAGTCGAACGTTCCTTACAAAATGATCGGCGGTACGAAGTTCTACGATCGTAAAGAAATCAAGGACGTGCTCGCTTATCTTCGTTTAATCTCGAATCCGGACGAAGATCTGTCCTTCGCACGGATTGTCAACGAACCAAAACGTGGCATCGGCGCAACAACGATTGATAAGCTGCGTGATTTCGCTGACTTACAAGGCGTTTCGCTGATGGAAGCAATCCGCGATATCGAATTGTCGAGTATCGCACCAAAGACAGCAGCGAAATTGACAGATTTCCGGACGATGATTCTCGGACTCAGTCAAATGCAAGAATTCATCAGCCTTTCGGAACTGGTCGAAGAAGTGCTCGAGAAATCGGGTTATCGTCAAGTACTGAAGGAAGATAAGACGCTTGAAGCGCAAAGTCGTCTCGAGAACATCAATGAGTTTATTACCGTTGCGCAAAACTTCGAGAAGGAGACCGCGAAAGCCGATCCGGAAGACCGGACGATCATCGCCTTCTTGACCGATTTGACACTCGTTGCCGATGTCGATTCACTCGACGAGACGGATCCGGAAGAACAAGTCACGTTGATGACGCTCCACTCAGCAAAAGGACTCGAGTTCCCAGTCGTCTTCTTGATTGGGATGGAGGAAGGCTTGTTCCCACATAGCCGCTCGCTTCAGGATGAAGACGAGATGGAAGAAGAACGTCGCCTCGCGTATGTCGGGATCACACGTGCTGAGAAACGCCTTTACTTGTCACATGCGCGGATGCGCTCGCTTTATGGTCGGACGAATGCGAACCAAGAATCACGGTTCCTAGCGGAGCTGCCGGAAGTCGTCATCGAGCGGACTGGTAAAAAAGCGAAGCCACTTCCATGGGAAGACCGCCCTGTTCCGCAAGGCAAAGCCGTCATCGGTCGCTCGATCAGCAAACCGACAGCGATGAAGACGTCAGGTGCGGAAACGCTCGGTTGGTCGGTCGGAGATAAGGCAGAGCACGGGAAATGGGGACTCGGTACAGTCGTCCAGACTCGTGGTGAAGGGGATAATCTTGAAATCGATATCGCATTCCCAGCAGTCGGAATCAAACGATTGCTCGCGAAATTCGCACCGATTAAAAAGGTATGA
- a CDS encoding MurR/RpiR family transcriptional regulator codes for MKGGIYSQIGAVREELPSSSRKVADYVLTHMNQIARMTIHQLAEESDTSAAAVVRFCRALGLKGYPELRMRISADTARTDLKGYHDIEKDERPVDLIEKTLSNSIQALQDTAKQLNDERIADAIDVIDQARAIYFYGIGASHVVAEDAAQKWTRVGKLAIQETDQHLLATILANARPEDVFFAISYSGETEEVVELIRLAKIQGLKVISLTRFGDNRISQLADIALWTSRAPEAPLRSAALSSRLAQLFAIDVLFLSYAAGHYEDTLERLQYTRESVKTLHQKK; via the coding sequence ATGAAAGGCGGTATCTATTCACAAATCGGTGCAGTTCGAGAGGAACTACCATCGTCCTCACGAAAAGTCGCAGACTATGTCTTGACGCATATGAACCAAATTGCGCGGATGACGATCCACCAACTTGCAGAGGAATCAGATACAAGTGCCGCTGCAGTCGTCCGCTTCTGTCGCGCGCTTGGACTAAAAGGATACCCGGAGTTGCGAATGCGCATTTCTGCCGATACAGCACGGACGGATTTAAAAGGGTATCACGATATCGAAAAAGATGAACGTCCCGTCGACTTGATTGAAAAAACGCTTAGTAACAGCATTCAAGCGTTACAGGATACTGCGAAACAGTTGAATGATGAACGGATTGCGGATGCGATTGATGTGATTGATCAAGCACGCGCGATTTATTTTTACGGGATTGGAGCATCACATGTCGTAGCTGAAGACGCTGCTCAAAAATGGACGCGTGTCGGGAAACTGGCGATTCAAGAAACGGACCAGCACTTACTTGCGACAATCTTAGCGAACGCACGCCCAGAAGATGTCTTTTTTGCGATTTCCTACAGCGGAGAAACGGAAGAGGTCGTCGAATTGATCCGTTTGGCGAAAATCCAAGGACTAAAGGTCATCAGTCTGACACGTTTCGGGGACAACCGCATCAGCCAACTCGCGGATATCGCGCTTTGGACATCACGCGCACCGGAAGCGCCGCTTCGTAGTGCGGCACTCAGTTCGCGTCTCGCCCAACTATTTGCGATCGATGTCTTGTTCTTATCGTATGCTGCGGGACATTATGAAGACACACTCGAACGTCTCCAATACACACGAGAAAGCGTTAAGACATTGCATCAAAAGAAATAA
- a CDS encoding heptaprenylglyceryl phosphate synthase, with amino-acid sequence MLLPFNEWRHVFKLDPAKTIDDASLQAIATSGTDAILVGGTDDITLDATLDLLMRLRRYPVAVALEISELEAATMGFDTYLTPTVLNAGTLEYVVEKQVEALEQVGHMLAHADLVGEGYIVLNPDAKVAHVTQAKPLTLDETVAYAQLADSVFRLPVVYLEYSGVYGEAERVAAVRDVLKQARLFYGGGIDSEERAREMLQYADTIVVGNVIYEDLKAALATVAATR; translated from the coding sequence GTGTTATTACCTTTTAATGAATGGCGACATGTCTTTAAACTAGATCCAGCAAAAACAATCGATGATGCTAGCCTACAGGCGATTGCGACGTCCGGAACGGATGCGATCCTCGTCGGTGGAACGGATGACATCACACTCGATGCGACGCTTGATCTCTTGATGCGCTTGCGACGGTATCCCGTTGCAGTGGCACTTGAGATTTCAGAACTCGAAGCCGCGACGATGGGATTCGATACGTATTTGACACCGACGGTCCTGAATGCCGGGACGTTAGAGTACGTCGTTGAAAAACAAGTCGAGGCGTTAGAACAAGTCGGTCATATGCTGGCGCACGCTGATCTTGTCGGGGAAGGGTATATCGTCCTGAATCCTGATGCGAAGGTCGCGCACGTGACACAAGCAAAACCGTTAACGTTAGATGAGACCGTCGCTTATGCGCAGTTAGCGGATAGTGTCTTCCGTCTACCGGTCGTGTATCTCGAATACAGCGGCGTTTACGGGGAAGCGGAACGAGTCGCAGCCGTTCGCGACGTCTTGAAGCAGGCACGCCTGTTTTACGGTGGTGGCATCGACTCTGAGGAGCGAGCGCGTGAGATGCTGCAGTATGCGGATACGATCGTCGTTGGAAACGTCATTTATGAGGATTTAAAAGCAGCGCTTGCGACAGTCGCGGCGACACGATAA
- a CDS encoding M20 metallopeptidase family protein, with translation MSERTAGLDALYPEMVERRRYLHQHPELSFHEVETPRYIAQHLKALGIEVRTGVGGRGVVGYIRGGKPGKTVALRADFDALPIADAKEVAYRSTVPGVMHACGHDGHTATLLAVAETLIQQRESLPGNVVLIHQHAEEVVPGGARDMIADGCLEGVDVIFGTHLWSTIDLGRVGVRTGPIMAAADKFELTLYGKGGHGAKPHETIDAVLLGATIVKELQSIVSRQLNPLEPAVVTVGTLHAGNTFNVIADQATLTGTVRTFDEAAADDIIERMERTIKGICEAVGATYHFTYEKGYPAVINHAAPTALIESVAREVLGDEHVFEIEPTMGGEDFAYYLQHVPGAFFFTGAGDASYPPHHHPQFDFKEPAMLDAARILVEATWRYLEQAIEA, from the coding sequence ATGTCAGAACGAACTGCCGGACTAGACGCGTTGTATCCAGAAATGGTCGAGCGCCGTCGCTATTTACATCAACATCCAGAGTTGTCGTTTCACGAAGTCGAGACCCCGCGTTACATCGCGCAACATTTAAAAGCGCTTGGAATCGAAGTCAGGACCGGAGTCGGCGGACGTGGTGTCGTCGGGTATATTCGTGGAGGAAAACCGGGGAAGACCGTCGCGTTACGCGCCGACTTTGATGCCTTGCCGATTGCTGACGCCAAAGAGGTCGCGTATCGGTCGACAGTTCCGGGTGTGATGCATGCATGCGGCCACGATGGTCATACGGCGACGTTGCTGGCCGTCGCAGAGACGCTCATACAACAGCGGGAATCGTTACCAGGGAATGTCGTCTTGATTCATCAACATGCGGAAGAAGTTGTTCCGGGTGGTGCACGCGATATGATTGCGGACGGTTGTCTCGAAGGAGTCGATGTCATCTTCGGAACGCATCTTTGGTCAACGATTGATCTAGGACGCGTCGGTGTTCGGACTGGTCCGATCATGGCAGCGGCTGATAAGTTCGAGCTGACCTTATATGGAAAAGGCGGACACGGTGCGAAACCACATGAGACGATTGATGCTGTCTTACTCGGGGCAACGATCGTTAAGGAATTGCAATCGATCGTCAGTCGTCAACTCAATCCACTGGAGCCGGCAGTCGTGACTGTCGGAACATTACATGCGGGGAATACGTTTAATGTCATCGCGGATCAAGCGACGTTGACAGGAACGGTCCGGACGTTTGATGAAGCGGCAGCGGACGATATCATCGAGCGGATGGAGCGAACGATCAAAGGAATCTGTGAAGCAGTCGGAGCAACGTATCACTTTACATACGAAAAAGGCTATCCGGCTGTCATCAACCATGCTGCACCCACCGCATTGATTGAATCTGTCGCACGAGAAGTTCTAGGAGACGAGCATGTATTTGAGATTGAACCGACGATGGGTGGCGAGGATTTTGCTTATTATCTGCAACACGTACCTGGCGCGTTCTTCTTTACAGGAGCGGGAGATGCTTCGTATCCACCGCATCATCATCCGCAGTTTGATTTTAAGGAGCCGGCGATGCTCGATGCAGCACGTATTCTAGTTGAAGCAACGTGGCGGTATTTAGAACAAGCTATTGAAGCATAA
- a CDS encoding class D sortase produces MTRRKFIGLLFLLAGIALIAWPFISDYQREQEAANLKEQWTKSLKTVDAKETKQPLAKSGVGLLSIPSIDFEQVILEGSTTAVLDRSIGHIPETGSPGKGNYALAGHRSFTEGLHFNRLPDVKKGDTVVVTTKTHRYTYRITSSRLVTPTTLSVLDQSVASPTITLITCDPPETATNRLIKQGTLIRSETIAS; encoded by the coding sequence ATGACACGTCGTAAATTCATCGGTCTGCTTTTTTTACTGGCAGGCATCGCCCTTATTGCCTGGCCCTTCATCAGTGACTATCAGCGTGAACAAGAGGCAGCCAATTTAAAGGAACAATGGACGAAAAGTCTAAAGACTGTCGATGCGAAAGAGACTAAACAACCGCTCGCGAAATCAGGTGTTGGACTGCTCTCGATTCCAAGCATTGATTTCGAGCAAGTCATCTTAGAAGGCTCGACGACAGCAGTCCTCGACCGAAGTATCGGTCATATTCCAGAAACCGGATCACCCGGGAAAGGCAATTATGCGCTCGCCGGACACCGCAGTTTCACGGAAGGGCTTCACTTCAATCGTCTACCTGACGTCAAAAAAGGTGATACCGTCGTCGTCACAACAAAAACGCATCGGTATACGTACCGCATCACATCCAGTCGTCTTGTCACACCGACGACATTGTCCGTCCTCGACCAATCTGTCGCTTCTCCAACCATCACATTAATCACATGTGATCCTCCGGAAACGGCAACGAATCGTCTCATCAAACAAGGTACTTTGATTCGGAGCGAGACGATTGCTTCGTGA
- a CDS encoding TrkH family potassium uptake protein, with amino-acid sequence MDFALQHKIQHFIRRLTPIQSLVIIYFVAVIIGIIMLGLPWSTKGDYNWDFTDLVFMAVSCVSVTGLTTVSVSETFTTFGYFMIMILVQVSGIGLMSLHIAMWVILGKRIGFRERQLVVRDQNQTTMQGVVKYIREVILIIVSIELIGALILGLYYTKYFPTLGEAMLQGLFGSVSATTNAGFDITGESLLPFRGDLFVVFMQILLLTLGAIGFPVLVEVRRYISYRATRQATRQPYHFSLFTKLTASTFFILVLFGTVALLLFEWNQSFKGLPIDEKLVDALFQSVTTRNGGLTTVDITSFSQASIFVLSLLMFIGASPSSVGGGIRTTTFAVAVLSVIAFIRGEYGIKIFGREIGQSDIWKAFVVIVVSTGVTMVGLIVLLLVEDAPFLVLFFEACSAFGTTGLSLGITDQLSDIGKWTLSVLMFIGRIGVISFVLLLKANQPKRNYNYPKESVIIG; translated from the coding sequence ATGGATTTTGCGTTACAACATAAAATTCAACATTTCATTCGAAGGCTGACGCCCATCCAGTCGCTCGTCATCATCTACTTCGTTGCGGTCATCATCGGAATCATCATGCTCGGTCTGCCGTGGTCGACCAAGGGAGACTATAACTGGGATTTCACGGACCTCGTCTTCATGGCGGTCAGTTGTGTCAGTGTCACTGGTTTGACGACGGTCTCGGTCTCAGAAACCTTCACGACGTTCGGCTACTTCATGATCATGATTCTAGTGCAAGTCAGCGGGATCGGCTTGATGTCGCTTCATATCGCGATGTGGGTCATTCTCGGAAAACGAATCGGCTTTCGAGAACGTCAACTCGTCGTTCGAGATCAGAACCAGACGACGATGCAAGGGGTCGTCAAATACATTCGCGAAGTCATCTTGATCATCGTCTCGATTGAATTGATCGGGGCATTGATTCTCGGGCTGTACTATACGAAATACTTTCCGACACTCGGTGAAGCGATGCTCCAAGGACTGTTCGGATCGGTCAGTGCGACGACGAACGCTGGTTTTGACATCACGGGCGAATCGTTACTACCGTTTCGCGGTGATTTGTTCGTCGTCTTCATGCAAATCTTGTTACTGACACTTGGTGCAATTGGGTTTCCAGTACTCGTCGAAGTCCGGCGCTACATCTCGTACCGGGCGACACGTCAAGCGACACGTCAACCGTATCATTTTTCACTCTTTACGAAATTGACAGCGTCAACGTTCTTCATTCTCGTCCTATTCGGAACGGTAGCATTGCTGCTATTTGAATGGAACCAATCCTTCAAAGGTCTACCGATCGATGAGAAGCTTGTCGACGCCTTGTTCCAATCCGTCACGACCCGAAACGGGGGATTGACGACGGTCGACATCACGTCCTTCTCGCAGGCATCGATTTTCGTCTTGTCGCTCTTGATGTTCATCGGAGCGTCACCGTCTTCCGTTGGTGGGGGGATTCGAACGACGACGTTCGCTGTCGCCGTTTTGAGTGTCATCGCCTTCATCCGAGGCGAATACGGGATTAAAATCTTTGGTCGTGAGATCGGTCAGTCGGACATCTGGAAAGCATTCGTCGTCATTGTCGTCTCAACGGGTGTGACGATGGTCGGATTAATCGTCTTGTTACTTGTCGAAGACGCACCGTTCCTCGTGCTGTTTTTTGAAGCTTGTTCAGCGTTCGGAACGACCGGTCTATCGCTCGGCATCACGGATCAATTATCGGATATCGGAAAATGGACGTTGTCTGTGCTGATGTTCATTGGTCGAATCGGTGTCATCTCGTTCGTTCTTCTGTTGAAAGCGAACCAACCGAAACGTAACTACAATTATCCGAAGGAATCCGTCATTATCGGATAA
- a CDS encoding YwbE family protein, whose product MDGKTRKNITPGLKVSIVLKQDQRTGKRTEGIVKDLLTKSPQHPHGIKVRLEDGQVGRVQEILD is encoded by the coding sequence ATGGATGGTAAAACACGTAAAAATATTACGCCTGGTCTAAAAGTCAGCATCGTGCTGAAGCAAGATCAACGAACTGGTAAACGAACAGAAGGAATCGTTAAAGACCTTCTCACGAAATCGCCGCAACATCCGCACGGGATCAAAGTGCGTTTAGAAGACGGACAAGTCGGTCGTGTTCAAGAAATTTTAGATTAA
- the ligA gene encoding NAD-dependent DNA ligase LigA: protein MDASQRIDEIRQTLNRYSYEYYVLDQPTVPDATYDQLLRELTELETEHPELITPDSPTQRVGAAPLEAFEKVTHDLPMLSLGNVFDETEIREWVARIERSLGRSTTYVAELKFDGLAISLKYEDGRFVRGATRGDGTVGENITQNLRTIKALPLRLQAEETVEVRGEAYMPKQSFERLNEDRASREETLFANPRNVAAGSLRQLDSSITASRNLSLFVYGVGVNTLTARSHSEAMAQLASLGLPTNQHMQTCETVEEILAYIAHWTEARASLPYEIDGIVLKVDRYDDQEELGFTAKSPRFATAYKFAAEEVMTTVEDVDFSVGRTGKVTPRARFAPVVVAGSTVTYATLHNADFIAEKDIRLQDSVIIKKAGDVIPAVVQVVTAERTGEETPIVFPTHCPACQSELVRLEGEVDIRCVSPECPAQLMEGIIHFVSRQAMNIDGLGEKVVRQLYDHEAIRTIADLYRLDREELLTFDRMGETSVDKLLAAIEASKQNSVERLLFGLGIRLVGQKAAYLLAERFDSLAGIAAASYDEIVAIDGIGGKIADSIVKYFEHPEAQALIRDLEQLGVNQRFLGERVDQTNAPLGGKTIVLTGTLESLKRSEAGKRLEALGADVTGSVSKKTDVLVAGEKAGSKLTKAESLGIEIWDEARLLEELAKHEA, encoded by the coding sequence ATGGACGCAAGCCAGCGTATAGATGAGATTCGTCAAACATTGAACCGATACAGCTACGAATACTACGTACTGGATCAACCAACGGTACCGGATGCGACGTACGATCAATTGCTTCGTGAACTGACGGAGTTAGAAACAGAGCATCCAGAACTGATCACACCGGATTCGCCGACGCAACGGGTCGGCGCAGCACCGCTCGAAGCGTTCGAGAAGGTGACGCATGATTTACCGATGCTGTCGCTCGGAAACGTCTTTGATGAGACAGAAATTCGCGAATGGGTTGCTCGGATTGAGCGGTCGCTCGGACGTTCGACGACGTATGTCGCCGAACTGAAATTCGATGGACTTGCCATCTCGCTGAAATACGAAGACGGTCGATTCGTTCGTGGGGCAACGCGTGGCGATGGAACAGTCGGTGAGAACATCACGCAGAACCTACGGACGATCAAAGCGTTACCGCTGCGTTTGCAGGCAGAAGAGACGGTCGAAGTCCGCGGTGAGGCTTACATGCCGAAACAATCGTTCGAACGCTTGAATGAAGATCGGGCTAGCCGAGAAGAGACATTGTTCGCAAATCCGCGTAACGTGGCAGCAGGTAGTCTGCGTCAGCTCGATTCCTCGATCACGGCGTCGCGCAATCTGTCGTTATTCGTGTATGGCGTCGGCGTCAATACGTTGACGGCCCGTTCACATAGCGAAGCAATGGCACAACTCGCTTCACTTGGGTTACCGACCAATCAACATATGCAGACGTGTGAGACGGTGGAAGAGATTCTTGCCTACATCGCACATTGGACGGAAGCACGCGCGAGCCTGCCATATGAGATCGACGGAATCGTCTTGAAAGTCGATCGGTATGATGATCAGGAAGAGCTCGGCTTCACAGCAAAAAGTCCTCGCTTCGCGACAGCCTATAAGTTCGCGGCGGAAGAAGTCATGACGACAGTCGAAGACGTTGATTTCAGTGTCGGTCGGACCGGGAAAGTCACACCGCGTGCCCGTTTTGCACCGGTTGTCGTTGCAGGATCGACAGTGACGTATGCGACACTGCACAACGCCGACTTCATCGCTGAAAAAGATATTCGCCTTCAGGACTCGGTCATCATTAAAAAAGCGGGCGATGTCATCCCGGCAGTCGTACAAGTTGTCACGGCAGAACGGACAGGGGAAGAGACACCAATCGTCTTCCCAACGCATTGTCCGGCTTGTCAGTCGGAACTTGTCCGTCTCGAAGGTGAAGTCGACATCCGCTGTGTCAGTCCGGAATGCCCAGCGCAATTGATGGAAGGCATCATTCACTTTGTTTCACGTCAGGCGATGAACATCGATGGTCTCGGTGAAAAAGTCGTCCGTCAATTGTATGACCATGAAGCGATCCGGACGATTGCCGATTTATATCGACTCGATCGTGAGGAGTTGTTGACGTTCGACCGGATGGGTGAGACGTCCGTTGATAAATTGCTTGCAGCGATCGAAGCCTCGAAACAGAACTCGGTCGAGCGTCTGTTGTTTGGTCTCGGAATCCGACTCGTTGGTCAAAAAGCGGCATATCTCTTAGCGGAACGTTTTGATTCGTTAGCGGGGATTGCAGCAGCGAGCTACGACGAAATCGTCGCGATTGACGGCATCGGTGGGAAAATCGCAGATTCAATCGTGAAGTACTTCGAACATCCGGAAGCACAGGCATTGATTCGTGATTTGGAACAACTTGGCGTCAATCAACGTTTCCTTGGTGAACGGGTTGATCAGACGAATGCACCACTCGGGGGCAAAACGATTGTCTTGACGGGAACGCTCGAGAGTTTAAAACGGTCAGAGGCCGGTAAACGACTCGAAGCACTTGGTGCCGATGTGACAGGAAGCGTCAGTAAAAAGACGGACGTACTTGTCGCAGGGGAAAAGGCGGGCTCTAAACTGACGAAAGCGGAATCGCTTGGTATCGAAATTTGGGATGAAGCGCGTCTGTTAGAAGAACTAGCTAAACACGAAGCGTGA